TGAAAGAGCCGAGTCGTAAGCGCACAGAACCGCAATCGGTTTACCATTGCGTCCGATGACGACAGGTTTGCCCCCCTCGACCTCTTGGAGCAGTTTCGAGAAATGCGTCTTGGCTTCGTGGATATTTATAATGTCCATATGATAGATGCGCTAATAATTAAACTAGCTTAGAGCCTGTCCGGGAAGACTATTTTGATGCAACTCTATATTTAAACGGGGGATAACGCTCTTGTGGATCCATGCGATTGAGGATCAGCTGGATTGACCGCACACGAATCATGGATTCGCTGGAACTATTCAGTCGCTCATAATTACGACTTAACCGCCGGGCCCGCCCGAGCCACCCGAACGTCCGCTCGACGACCCACCGCTTGGGTAACAGGGTGAACCCCTTTACCCCGTCCGGTCGGCGGACGATGACGAGTTCCCATCCGAGTTCCGGGTGGCCGTCTTTCCACCCGTTCAGGGCATGGTTGTGGTACTTCCCGTCGGCCCACACGACCTTCAATCGCGGGTACGCGTCACGGTCCAACCCTTCGAGTACGGTCGGGGCCGCGGCCGCGTCGTCGACGTGCCCGGCGGTCACCGCCACGACCATCAGCAGGCCCAGCGTATCGACCACGATCGACCGCTTCCGGCCCTGGATTTTCTTGCCCGCATCGTACC
This is a stretch of genomic DNA from Fimbriiglobus ruber. It encodes these proteins:
- a CDS encoding type II toxin-antitoxin system prevent-host-death family antitoxin, with protein sequence MDIINIHEAKTHFSKLLQEVEGGKPVVIGRNGKPIAVLCAYDSALSPLQPRQGGQLKGQIWMAPDFDAPDPEIERLFYEGDIFPPDRRP
- a CDS encoding IS5 family transposase, whose translation is MDATVRKPYPTDLTDLQWEIIQVVLPAARPGGRPRSVDLREVLNAIVYVNRSGCQWSMLPHDFPAKSTVYEYFAQWRDDGTWQELLDVLREGYREVHAPSHERTPSAASIDSQSVKGTEHAGGNGYDAGKKIQGRKRSIVVDTLGLLMVVAVTAGHVDDAAAAPTVLEGLDRDAYPRLKVVWADGKYHNHALNGWKDGHPELGWELVIVRRPDGVKGFTLLPKRWVVERTFGWLGRARRLSRNYERLNSSSESMIRVRSIQLILNRMDPQERYPPFKYRVASK